A stretch of Gossypium hirsutum isolate 1008001.06 chromosome A06, Gossypium_hirsutum_v2.1, whole genome shotgun sequence DNA encodes these proteins:
- the LOC121230394 gene encoding polyadenylate-binding protein-interacting protein 6 isoform X3: MKAMKPGVSSLNPYAASYIPLAKREASDNVTAKDIKHSNENAWFKPSSHFAYNPHSSNASLGSSAYGTEKHQVAEGSAVKSHPAHGSLMHNPGEMTDKQIVDEEFDMDLEYLRMSFPGLSNESLLDVYLANDGDFEATVDMLNQLEPWEDECLSSPPAVLSCTSPSVPL, from the exons ATGAAGGCAATGAAGCCCGGAGTTTCTTCATTGAACCCATATGCAGCATCATACATACCTCTTGCCAAAAGGGAGGCCAGTGATAATGTGACAGCCAAAGATATTAAACACAGCAATGAGAATGCTTGGTTCAAACCTTCCTCACACTTTGCATATAACCCACACAGTAGCAATGCTTCTCTTGGCTCTTCAGCCTATGGTACTGAAAAGCACCAGGTTGCAGAAGGTTCTGCAGTGAAAAGCCATCCTGCTCATGGTTCTTTGATGCACAATCCTGGTGAAATGACTGACAAGCAGATTGTGGATGAAGAATTTGACATGGATTTGGAGTATCTTCGCATGTCATTTCCTGGTCTGTCCAATGAGTCTCTTTTGGATGTCTACTTGGCAAATGATGGAGACTTTGAAGCCACTGTTGATATGCTGAACCAACTTGAG cCTTGGGAGGATGAATGTTTGAGCTCCCCTCCTGCTGTTCTATCATGCACATCTCCAAGTGTCCCGCTATGA
- the LOC121230394 gene encoding polyadenylate-binding protein-interacting protein 5 isoform X1: MKAMKPGVSSLNPYAASYIPLAKREASDNVTAKDIKHSNENAWFKPSSHFAYNPHSSNASLGSSAYGTEKHQVAEGSAVKSHPAHGSLMHNPGEMTDKQIVDEEFDMDLEYLRMSFPGLSNESLLDVYLANDGDFEATVDMLNQLEMHTVESSETLPDSLDIGDVSEYGSSATCVGLKLKNMAGETSASSSGGAESAVAS, encoded by the exons ATGAAGGCAATGAAGCCCGGAGTTTCTTCATTGAACCCATATGCAGCATCATACATACCTCTTGCCAAAAGGGAGGCCAGTGATAATGTGACAGCCAAAGATATTAAACACAGCAATGAGAATGCTTGGTTCAAACCTTCCTCACACTTTGCATATAACCCACACAGTAGCAATGCTTCTCTTGGCTCTTCAGCCTATGGTACTGAAAAGCACCAGGTTGCAGAAGGTTCTGCAGTGAAAAGCCATCCTGCTCATGGTTCTTTGATGCACAATCCTGGTGAAATGACTGACAAGCAGATTGTGGATGAAGAATTTGACATGGATTTGGAGTATCTTCGCATGTCATTTCCTGGTCTGTCCAATGAGTCTCTTTTGGATGTCTACTTGGCAAATGATGGAGACTTTGAAGCCACTGTTGATATGCTGAACCAACTTGAG ATGCACACTGTTGAGTCATCTGAAACTCTTCCCGACTCTTTGGATATTGGTGATGTCTCAGAATACGGGTCTTCAGCAACCTGTGTTGGTCTTAAACTGAAGAACATGGCGGGTGAAACCAGTGCTTCTTCATCAGGCGGTGCAGAATCTGCTGTTGCCTCATGA
- the LOC121230394 gene encoding polyadenylate-binding protein-interacting protein 6 isoform X4, whose amino-acid sequence MKPGVSSLNPYAASYIPLAKREASDNVTAKDIKHSNENAWFKPSSHFAYNPHSSNASLGSSAYGTEKHQVAEGSAVKSHPAHGSLMHNPGEMTDKQIVDEEFDMDLEYLRMSFPGLSNESLLDVYLANDGDFEATVDMLNQLEPWEDECLSSPPAVLSCTSPSVPL is encoded by the exons ATGAAGCCCGGAGTTTCTTCATTGAACCCATATGCAGCATCATACATACCTCTTGCCAAAAGGGAGGCCAGTGATAATGTGACAGCCAAAGATATTAAACACAGCAATGAGAATGCTTGGTTCAAACCTTCCTCACACTTTGCATATAACCCACACAGTAGCAATGCTTCTCTTGGCTCTTCAGCCTATGGTACTGAAAAGCACCAGGTTGCAGAAGGTTCTGCAGTGAAAAGCCATCCTGCTCATGGTTCTTTGATGCACAATCCTGGTGAAATGACTGACAAGCAGATTGTGGATGAAGAATTTGACATGGATTTGGAGTATCTTCGCATGTCATTTCCTGGTCTGTCCAATGAGTCTCTTTTGGATGTCTACTTGGCAAATGATGGAGACTTTGAAGCCACTGTTGATATGCTGAACCAACTTGAG cCTTGGGAGGATGAATGTTTGAGCTCCCCTCCTGCTGTTCTATCATGCACATCTCCAAGTGTCCCGCTATGA
- the LOC121230393 gene encoding pentatricopeptide repeat-containing protein At1g64580 isoform X1: MPFCLSSAVTYSCRVCRKFRVLAWFSTSCALNTVDYFKEIDTHVSDYPELQRRMQSYAISGDFSNAFSTLNLMKNIDGKPTVYDCNALMYFYLKSKNACWQELVEMYTGMKRFGPPPVASTFNTLLNGMLLLGDLKHAIFIVEEMYRNHFVPSFTSLSKTLKMAVKVGNLLDGLVVFELMLRYDYHPIEPTLNKFILMLCDAGMVSDACFVFSVLLRKSYVYSVYCYNPILWALCKTGRSYTALQLFYLMKKKGFVHNVCSYTALIYGFCREGLQDNVFQWLDFMQSNGCKPNVITYTIIVKFLFDNGKFEEAMDFISRMEREGCNPDLLTYNVILRELCHRDRLDDISELIQVMDQKGLSPDSYSYAALCGGLLKIGKVGDACELLLDIFSNGTVDVAVYNIYFRCLCQENKSREALSQLKRMMKVGFKPNNVSYNTILSGFCKEKNINEALELLYHFEWDVNGPDAVTFNAILSTACRLGNSAIIQRILYHMRYEDMKLNIFSLTCLVRYLCSSGNFSECLKLVESMMYNSPTPPVVTLNMLLHNLCKNRLLGTAYRIFQNLRNTQCLPDVTSYNILIHASIREHNHLLVGQLLGEMKRQGLKPDVFTYGSLISGLCKEGKISAALQLWNQMLERGLIPSVVIFNTLLHAIFQRGKFWDILLLLKAMVVQGFQPDEVTLGILSQAVSNGSMKRFPKVAKVLDWVISNDFQKETDQKTIAG; the protein is encoded by the coding sequence ATGCCTTTTTGTTTGTCTTCTGCAGTTACTTATTCATGTAGAGTTTGCAGAAAGTTTCGTGTTCTAGCTTGGTTTTCTACTTCATGTGCTCTAAATACAGTAGATTACTTCAAAGAAATCGATACCCATGTTTCCGACTATCCTGAATTACAACGGAGGATGCAGAGTTATGCTATCTCAGGTGACTTTAGCAATGCTTTCTCTACTCTAAATTTGATGAAAAACATTGATGGGAAACCAACTGTGTATGATTGTAATGCTTTGATGTACTTTTACTTGAAGTCTAAGAACGCGTGTTGGCAAGAGTTGGTTGAAATGTATACCGGGATGAAGAGATTTGGTCCTCCACCAGTTGCATCCACTTTTAATACCCTTCTTAATGGAATGTTACTTCTTGGTGATCTGAAACATGCAATTTTTATTGTTGAAGAGATGTATAGAAATCATTTTGTGCCATCCTTTACTTCTTTATCAAAAACGTTGAAAATGGCTGTCAAAGTAGGGAATTTACTTGATGGTCTTGTTGTTTTTGAGCTCATGTTGAGGTATGATTATCACCCAATAGAACCaactttgaataaatttattttaatgcttTGTGATGCTGGGATGGTTTCTGATGCATGTTTTGTGTTCTCTGTTCTTTTGAGAAAGAGTTATGTTTATAGTGTATATTGTTACAATCCTATTCTATGGGCTTTATGCAAGACCGGTCGAAGTTATACTGCTTTGCAATTGTTTTATTTGATGAAGAAGAAAGGGTTTGTTCATAATGTGTGTTCCTATACTGCTTTGATTTATGGGTTCTGTAGAGAAGGCCTGCAAGATAATGTTTTTCAATGGCTGGATTTCATGCAAAGTAATGGTTGTAAGCCTAATGTGATTACATACACGATAATTGTTAAGTTTCTTTTTGATAATGGGAAGTTTGAGGAGGCTATGGACTTCATCAGTAGGATGGAAAGGGAAGGTTGTAACCCTGATCTGCTTACTTATAATGTCATTCTTCGTGAGCTTTGCCATAGAGATAGACTAGATGACATTTCTGAGTTAATTCAGGTGATGGATCAAAAAGGTCTTTCTCCGGATTCATATTCATATGCTGCTTTGTGTGGAGGCCTGCTCAAAATAGGAAAAGTCGGGGATGCATGTGAACTATTGCTTGATATATTTTCCAATGGAACTGTGGATGTTGCTGTCTATAATATTTACTTCCGATGTTTATGTCAAGAGAATAAATCAAGAGAAGCATTGTCTCAGTTGAAGCGCATGATGAAAGTTGGCTTTAAGCCAAACAATGTGTCATATAATACTATCTTGAGTggtttttgtaaagaaaaaaatattaatgaggCCTTGGAGCTTTTGTACCATTTTGAGTGGGATGTGAATGGGCCTGATGCGGTCACTTTCAATGCAATTTTGTCTACTGCATGCAGGCTAGGAAACTCTGCAATAATCCAAAGGATCTTGTATCATATGAGGTATGAAGACATGAAGCTTAATATTTTCAGTTTAACTTGTTTGGTTCGATATCTCTGCAGTAGTGGAAATTTTTCAGAGTGTTTGAAGTTAGTGGAGTCCATGATGTATAATAGTCCTACTCCACCTGTAGTCACCTTAAATATGCTGCTTCATAACCTTTGCAAGAACCGGTTACTTGGAACTGCATACCGGATTTTCCAGAATTTAAGAAACACCCAGTGCCTTCCTGATGTGACTTCATACAACATTCTCATCCATGCTTCTATAAGAGAGCACAATCACCTTCTGGTTGGTCAACTGTTAGGGGAAATGAAGAGACAGGGACTGAAACCGGATGTTTTTACCTATGGTTCATTAATTAGTGGCCTGTGTAAAGAAGGGAAGATATCAGCTGCTCTCCAACTGTGGAATCAAATGCTAGAGAGGGGCCTTATTCCTAGTGTTGTAATTTTCAATACCCTATTACATGCAATATTTCAGAGAGGCAAGTTTTGGGACATCCTCTTGTTACTTAAAGCCATGGTAGTGCAGGGCTTTCAACCTGATGAGGTAACTCTAGGGATCCTTAGCCAAGCAGTTTCAAATGGTTCGATGAAGAGATTTCCTAAAGTCGCTAAAGTTCTAGATTGGGTGATAAGTAATGACTTTCAGAAAGAAACAGATCAAAAGACAATAGCTGGCTGA
- the LOC121230394 gene encoding polyadenylate-binding protein-interacting protein 5 isoform X2: protein MKPGVSSLNPYAASYIPLAKREASDNVTAKDIKHSNENAWFKPSSHFAYNPHSSNASLGSSAYGTEKHQVAEGSAVKSHPAHGSLMHNPGEMTDKQIVDEEFDMDLEYLRMSFPGLSNESLLDVYLANDGDFEATVDMLNQLEMHTVESSETLPDSLDIGDVSEYGSSATCVGLKLKNMAGETSASSSGGAESAVAS, encoded by the exons ATGAAGCCCGGAGTTTCTTCATTGAACCCATATGCAGCATCATACATACCTCTTGCCAAAAGGGAGGCCAGTGATAATGTGACAGCCAAAGATATTAAACACAGCAATGAGAATGCTTGGTTCAAACCTTCCTCACACTTTGCATATAACCCACACAGTAGCAATGCTTCTCTTGGCTCTTCAGCCTATGGTACTGAAAAGCACCAGGTTGCAGAAGGTTCTGCAGTGAAAAGCCATCCTGCTCATGGTTCTTTGATGCACAATCCTGGTGAAATGACTGACAAGCAGATTGTGGATGAAGAATTTGACATGGATTTGGAGTATCTTCGCATGTCATTTCCTGGTCTGTCCAATGAGTCTCTTTTGGATGTCTACTTGGCAAATGATGGAGACTTTGAAGCCACTGTTGATATGCTGAACCAACTTGAG ATGCACACTGTTGAGTCATCTGAAACTCTTCCCGACTCTTTGGATATTGGTGATGTCTCAGAATACGGGTCTTCAGCAACCTGTGTTGGTCTTAAACTGAAGAACATGGCGGGTGAAACCAGTGCTTCTTCATCAGGCGGTGCAGAATCTGCTGTTGCCTCATGA
- the LOC121230393 gene encoding pentatricopeptide repeat-containing protein At1g64580 isoform X2 produces MQSYAISGDFSNAFSTLNLMKNIDGKPTVYDCNALMYFYLKSKNACWQELVEMYTGMKRFGPPPVASTFNTLLNGMLLLGDLKHAIFIVEEMYRNHFVPSFTSLSKTLKMAVKVGNLLDGLVVFELMLRYDYHPIEPTLNKFILMLCDAGMVSDACFVFSVLLRKSYVYSVYCYNPILWALCKTGRSYTALQLFYLMKKKGFVHNVCSYTALIYGFCREGLQDNVFQWLDFMQSNGCKPNVITYTIIVKFLFDNGKFEEAMDFISRMEREGCNPDLLTYNVILRELCHRDRLDDISELIQVMDQKGLSPDSYSYAALCGGLLKIGKVGDACELLLDIFSNGTVDVAVYNIYFRCLCQENKSREALSQLKRMMKVGFKPNNVSYNTILSGFCKEKNINEALELLYHFEWDVNGPDAVTFNAILSTACRLGNSAIIQRILYHMRYEDMKLNIFSLTCLVRYLCSSGNFSECLKLVESMMYNSPTPPVVTLNMLLHNLCKNRLLGTAYRIFQNLRNTQCLPDVTSYNILIHASIREHNHLLVGQLLGEMKRQGLKPDVFTYGSLISGLCKEGKISAALQLWNQMLERGLIPSVVIFNTLLHAIFQRGKFWDILLLLKAMVVQGFQPDEVTLGILSQAVSNGSMKRFPKVAKVLDWVISNDFQKETDQKTIAG; encoded by the coding sequence ATGCAGAGTTATGCTATCTCAGGTGACTTTAGCAATGCTTTCTCTACTCTAAATTTGATGAAAAACATTGATGGGAAACCAACTGTGTATGATTGTAATGCTTTGATGTACTTTTACTTGAAGTCTAAGAACGCGTGTTGGCAAGAGTTGGTTGAAATGTATACCGGGATGAAGAGATTTGGTCCTCCACCAGTTGCATCCACTTTTAATACCCTTCTTAATGGAATGTTACTTCTTGGTGATCTGAAACATGCAATTTTTATTGTTGAAGAGATGTATAGAAATCATTTTGTGCCATCCTTTACTTCTTTATCAAAAACGTTGAAAATGGCTGTCAAAGTAGGGAATTTACTTGATGGTCTTGTTGTTTTTGAGCTCATGTTGAGGTATGATTATCACCCAATAGAACCaactttgaataaatttattttaatgcttTGTGATGCTGGGATGGTTTCTGATGCATGTTTTGTGTTCTCTGTTCTTTTGAGAAAGAGTTATGTTTATAGTGTATATTGTTACAATCCTATTCTATGGGCTTTATGCAAGACCGGTCGAAGTTATACTGCTTTGCAATTGTTTTATTTGATGAAGAAGAAAGGGTTTGTTCATAATGTGTGTTCCTATACTGCTTTGATTTATGGGTTCTGTAGAGAAGGCCTGCAAGATAATGTTTTTCAATGGCTGGATTTCATGCAAAGTAATGGTTGTAAGCCTAATGTGATTACATACACGATAATTGTTAAGTTTCTTTTTGATAATGGGAAGTTTGAGGAGGCTATGGACTTCATCAGTAGGATGGAAAGGGAAGGTTGTAACCCTGATCTGCTTACTTATAATGTCATTCTTCGTGAGCTTTGCCATAGAGATAGACTAGATGACATTTCTGAGTTAATTCAGGTGATGGATCAAAAAGGTCTTTCTCCGGATTCATATTCATATGCTGCTTTGTGTGGAGGCCTGCTCAAAATAGGAAAAGTCGGGGATGCATGTGAACTATTGCTTGATATATTTTCCAATGGAACTGTGGATGTTGCTGTCTATAATATTTACTTCCGATGTTTATGTCAAGAGAATAAATCAAGAGAAGCATTGTCTCAGTTGAAGCGCATGATGAAAGTTGGCTTTAAGCCAAACAATGTGTCATATAATACTATCTTGAGTggtttttgtaaagaaaaaaatattaatgaggCCTTGGAGCTTTTGTACCATTTTGAGTGGGATGTGAATGGGCCTGATGCGGTCACTTTCAATGCAATTTTGTCTACTGCATGCAGGCTAGGAAACTCTGCAATAATCCAAAGGATCTTGTATCATATGAGGTATGAAGACATGAAGCTTAATATTTTCAGTTTAACTTGTTTGGTTCGATATCTCTGCAGTAGTGGAAATTTTTCAGAGTGTTTGAAGTTAGTGGAGTCCATGATGTATAATAGTCCTACTCCACCTGTAGTCACCTTAAATATGCTGCTTCATAACCTTTGCAAGAACCGGTTACTTGGAACTGCATACCGGATTTTCCAGAATTTAAGAAACACCCAGTGCCTTCCTGATGTGACTTCATACAACATTCTCATCCATGCTTCTATAAGAGAGCACAATCACCTTCTGGTTGGTCAACTGTTAGGGGAAATGAAGAGACAGGGACTGAAACCGGATGTTTTTACCTATGGTTCATTAATTAGTGGCCTGTGTAAAGAAGGGAAGATATCAGCTGCTCTCCAACTGTGGAATCAAATGCTAGAGAGGGGCCTTATTCCTAGTGTTGTAATTTTCAATACCCTATTACATGCAATATTTCAGAGAGGCAAGTTTTGGGACATCCTCTTGTTACTTAAAGCCATGGTAGTGCAGGGCTTTCAACCTGATGAGGTAACTCTAGGGATCCTTAGCCAAGCAGTTTCAAATGGTTCGATGAAGAGATTTCCTAAAGTCGCTAAAGTTCTAGATTGGGTGATAAGTAATGACTTTCAGAAAGAAACAGATCAAAAGACAATAGCTGGCTGA
- the LOC121230393 gene encoding pentatricopeptide repeat-containing protein At1g64580 isoform X3: protein MFPTILNYNGGCRVMLSQSKNACWQELVEMYTGMKRFGPPPVASTFNTLLNGMLLLGDLKHAIFIVEEMYRNHFVPSFTSLSKTLKMAVKVGNLLDGLVVFELMLRYDYHPIEPTLNKFILMLCDAGMVSDACFVFSVLLRKSYVYSVYCYNPILWALCKTGRSYTALQLFYLMKKKGFVHNVCSYTALIYGFCREGLQDNVFQWLDFMQSNGCKPNVITYTIIVKFLFDNGKFEEAMDFISRMEREGCNPDLLTYNVILRELCHRDRLDDISELIQVMDQKGLSPDSYSYAALCGGLLKIGKVGDACELLLDIFSNGTVDVAVYNIYFRCLCQENKSREALSQLKRMMKVGFKPNNVSYNTILSGFCKEKNINEALELLYHFEWDVNGPDAVTFNAILSTACRLGNSAIIQRILYHMRYEDMKLNIFSLTCLVRYLCSSGNFSECLKLVESMMYNSPTPPVVTLNMLLHNLCKNRLLGTAYRIFQNLRNTQCLPDVTSYNILIHASIREHNHLLVGQLLGEMKRQGLKPDVFTYGSLISGLCKEGKISAALQLWNQMLERGLIPSVVIFNTLLHAIFQRGKFWDILLLLKAMVVQGFQPDEVTLGILSQAVSNGSMKRFPKVAKVLDWVISNDFQKETDQKTIAG from the exons ATGTTTCCGACTATCCTGAATTACAACGGAGGATGCAGAGTTATGCTATCTCAG TCTAAGAACGCGTGTTGGCAAGAGTTGGTTGAAATGTATACCGGGATGAAGAGATTTGGTCCTCCACCAGTTGCATCCACTTTTAATACCCTTCTTAATGGAATGTTACTTCTTGGTGATCTGAAACATGCAATTTTTATTGTTGAAGAGATGTATAGAAATCATTTTGTGCCATCCTTTACTTCTTTATCAAAAACGTTGAAAATGGCTGTCAAAGTAGGGAATTTACTTGATGGTCTTGTTGTTTTTGAGCTCATGTTGAGGTATGATTATCACCCAATAGAACCaactttgaataaatttattttaatgcttTGTGATGCTGGGATGGTTTCTGATGCATGTTTTGTGTTCTCTGTTCTTTTGAGAAAGAGTTATGTTTATAGTGTATATTGTTACAATCCTATTCTATGGGCTTTATGCAAGACCGGTCGAAGTTATACTGCTTTGCAATTGTTTTATTTGATGAAGAAGAAAGGGTTTGTTCATAATGTGTGTTCCTATACTGCTTTGATTTATGGGTTCTGTAGAGAAGGCCTGCAAGATAATGTTTTTCAATGGCTGGATTTCATGCAAAGTAATGGTTGTAAGCCTAATGTGATTACATACACGATAATTGTTAAGTTTCTTTTTGATAATGGGAAGTTTGAGGAGGCTATGGACTTCATCAGTAGGATGGAAAGGGAAGGTTGTAACCCTGATCTGCTTACTTATAATGTCATTCTTCGTGAGCTTTGCCATAGAGATAGACTAGATGACATTTCTGAGTTAATTCAGGTGATGGATCAAAAAGGTCTTTCTCCGGATTCATATTCATATGCTGCTTTGTGTGGAGGCCTGCTCAAAATAGGAAAAGTCGGGGATGCATGTGAACTATTGCTTGATATATTTTCCAATGGAACTGTGGATGTTGCTGTCTATAATATTTACTTCCGATGTTTATGTCAAGAGAATAAATCAAGAGAAGCATTGTCTCAGTTGAAGCGCATGATGAAAGTTGGCTTTAAGCCAAACAATGTGTCATATAATACTATCTTGAGTggtttttgtaaagaaaaaaatattaatgaggCCTTGGAGCTTTTGTACCATTTTGAGTGGGATGTGAATGGGCCTGATGCGGTCACTTTCAATGCAATTTTGTCTACTGCATGCAGGCTAGGAAACTCTGCAATAATCCAAAGGATCTTGTATCATATGAGGTATGAAGACATGAAGCTTAATATTTTCAGTTTAACTTGTTTGGTTCGATATCTCTGCAGTAGTGGAAATTTTTCAGAGTGTTTGAAGTTAGTGGAGTCCATGATGTATAATAGTCCTACTCCACCTGTAGTCACCTTAAATATGCTGCTTCATAACCTTTGCAAGAACCGGTTACTTGGAACTGCATACCGGATTTTCCAGAATTTAAGAAACACCCAGTGCCTTCCTGATGTGACTTCATACAACATTCTCATCCATGCTTCTATAAGAGAGCACAATCACCTTCTGGTTGGTCAACTGTTAGGGGAAATGAAGAGACAGGGACTGAAACCGGATGTTTTTACCTATGGTTCATTAATTAGTGGCCTGTGTAAAGAAGGGAAGATATCAGCTGCTCTCCAACTGTGGAATCAAATGCTAGAGAGGGGCCTTATTCCTAGTGTTGTAATTTTCAATACCCTATTACATGCAATATTTCAGAGAGGCAAGTTTTGGGACATCCTCTTGTTACTTAAAGCCATGGTAGTGCAGGGCTTTCAACCTGATGAGGTAACTCTAGGGATCCTTAGCCAAGCAGTTTCAAATGGTTCGATGAAGAGATTTCCTAAAGTCGCTAAAGTTCTAGATTGGGTGATAAGTAATGACTTTCAGAAAGAAACAGATCAAAAGACAATAGCTGGCTGA